The following are encoded together in the Perca fluviatilis chromosome 23, GENO_Pfluv_1.0, whole genome shotgun sequence genome:
- the cep83 gene encoding centrosomal protein of 83 kDa isoform X1: MTSSALGHSAPLLPNLEPGMGKSAAMLGLSAGLGGAEMELQKMLIDERMKCEKHRTNYQTLKAEHASLQDEFTRVQGELKRLLSDRQAQQEKLQLLLAELRGELLDKTRELEELRLQVMTPQRLELLRAQVQQEMEAPVRERFNKLEEETEKYRSEYNKLRYDFTFLKSQFDHQREEHAHKLEETRIRYEAEIAHLEKDREELVAQYQSLDPLRDGKRVEALLREKAQLHLRLKGLEAEVAELRAQKENSGQQAENVQRIQIRQLTESQAAVKSLEAERQSLRLQLERMESELHLIHEQNSQLTGRLHKAEREVNSLTCQIESLKHSHKLELASVKLECARSKGELERERDALQGQIDGLQADVEVLKAAVARHKEVLLEKERELVRKVQSAREEEFRKTATLHEEKLEVENRLAALEQQRALQDATDQAQMEEWEERLRSTQQGEESARKELQNLRSKLQQQSSQLEELERQKAEVADLQQQNQELGVQLGTLSHSESDLMETNQRLRETLDRLREDLRTARAQAERSQQEAERLVEDRRVEWLEEKHQLQEREAELQQKYSQNKEKLQRAAVAQKKRKTLTENKEKRLQEKILLREAKIEELELEAAAAKKRSSFSEEHAQLNRRLKELQRRNNEFRRLLLGGQGPYSAGPHFLTSPTPFLLLGSEGPLANIPEEQHQRELSLLRRRLEDLESAQQQQLEELGSLVQRGQDPTPLPDL, translated from the exons ATGACCTCTTCTGCCCTCGGTCATTCGGCacctctcctcccaaacctggAGCCTGGGATGGGGAAGTCTGCAGCCATGCTGGGGTTGTCTGCTGGGTTGGGAGGAGCAGAGATGGAGCTGCAGAAGATGCTGATCGATGAGAGGATGAAGTGTGAAAAACACAGGACCAACTACCAGACACTTAAGGCTGAACACGCCAG CTTGCAGGATGAGTTTACCCGGGTGCAGGGTGAACTGAAGCGCCTGCTGAGCGACAGACAGGCTCAGCAGGAGaaactgcagctgctgctggctgAGCTCCGAGGAGAACTGCTGGACAAAACCAGGGAGCTAGAGGAGCTTCGACTGCAG GTGATGACCCCTCAGCGACTGGAGTTGCTCAGAGCTCAGGTGCAGCAGGAGATGGAGGCTCCAGTCAGAGAGAGGTTCAATAAACTGGAGGAG GAGACAGAGAAGTACAGGTCTGAGTACAACAAGCTGCGTTATGACTTCACCTTTCTCAAGTCCCAGTTTGACCACCAGAGAGAAGAACATGCTCATAAACTGGAGGAGACAAGGATCCGCTATGAAGCAGAG ATTGCTCATCTGGAGAAGGACAGGGAGGAGCTGGTGGCTCAGTACCAGAGTTTAGACCCACTGCGTGATGGGAAACGAGTGGAGGCTCTGCTGAGGGAGAAAGCCCAGCTCCACCTGCGACTGAAGGGCCTGGAGGCAGAGGTGGCAGAGCTTCGTGCCCAGAAAGAAAACTCGGGCCAGCAGGCCGAGAACGTCCAGCGCATCCAGATCAGACAACTAACAGAGTCTCAGGCTGCTGTCAAGTCTCTGGAG GCGGAGCGTCAGTCGTTGCGTCTGCAGCTGGAGCGGATGGAGAGCGAGCTTCATCTGATACACGAGCAGAACAGCCAGCTCACCGGACGGCTGCACAAAGCCGAGAGAGAGGTCAACTCCCTCACCTGCCAG ATTGAAAGCCTGAAGCATTCACATAAACTGGAGTTGGCCAGTGTCAAACTGGAGTGTGCACGCTCCAAAGGGGAgttggagagggagagagacgcACTGCAGGGACAGATTGATG GTCTGCAGGCAGACGTGGAGGTGTTGAAGGCTGCAGTGGCACGACACAAGGAAGTTCTgctggagaaagagagggagttGGTCAGGAAGGTCCAGTCCGCCCGCGAGGAGGAGTTCCGCAAAACTGCAACCTTGCACGAGGAAAA gttggaggtggagaacCGTCTTGCTGCTCTGGAACAGCAGAGGGCCCTGCAGGATGCTACAGACCAGGCCCAGATGGAGGAATGGGAGGAGCGCCTTCGTAGCACCCAACAAGGAGAGGAGTCAGCCCGCAAGGAACTACAAAACCTGAG aaGCAAACTTCAGCAGCAAAGCTCACAGCTTGAGGAGCTTGAGAGACAGAAAGCAGAGGTTGCTGACCTACAGCAG CAGAACCAGGAACTGGGTGTCCAGCTAGGGACGCTGTCTCACTCTGAAAGTGACCTGATGGAGACAAACCAGCGCCTGAGAGAAACACTAGACAGACTCAGGGAGGATCTGAGGACCGCCCGAGCCCAGGCTGAGAGGAGCCAACAAGAGGCAGAGAG ACTGGTGGAGGACCGTCGGGTTGAGTGGCTGGAGGAGAAACACCAGCTGCAGGAGCGAGAAGCTGAACTGCAGCAGAAATACTCTCAGAACAAAGAGAAACTGCAGAGGGCAGCGGTGGCCCAGAAGAAG agAAAAACACTGACAGAGAACAAAGAGAAGAGACTGCAAGAGAAGATCCTGTTGCGGGAGGCCAAGATAGAAGAGCTGGAACTGGAAGCTGCCGCAGCCAAAAA ACGTTCATCTTTCTCAGAGGAGCACGCTCAACTCAATAGGCGATTGAAGGAGCTGCAGCGACGAAATAATGAGTTTCGACGCCTCCTATTGGGTGGCCAGGGTCCCTACAGTGCTGGCCCCCACTTCCTAACCTCACCcacccccttcctcctccttggGTCTGAGGGACCCTTAGCCAACATACCA GAGGAGCAGCATCAGAGGGAGCTGTCTTTGCTCCGTCGCAGGCTCGAGGATCTGGAAAgtgcccagcagcagcagctggaggaACTGGGGTCTCTGGTGCAGAGGGGCCAGGACCCCACTCCCCTGCCTGATCTCTGA
- the cep83 gene encoding centrosomal protein of 83 kDa isoform X2, translated as MTSSALGHSAPLLPNLEPGMGKSAAMLGLSAGLGGAEMELQKMLIDERMKCEKHRTNYQTLKAEHASLQDEFTRVQGELKRLLSDRQAQQEKLQLLLAELRGELLDKTRELEELRLQVMTPQRLELLRAQVQQEMEAPVRERFNKLEEETEKYRSEYNKLRYDFTFLKSQFDHQREEHAHKLEETRIRYEAEIAHLEKDREELVAQYQSLDPLRDGKRVEALLREKAQLHLRLKGLEAEVAELRAQKENSGQQAENVQRIQIRQLTESQAAVKSLEAERQSLRLQLERMESELHLIHEQNSQLTGRLHKAEREVNSLTCQIESLKHSHKLELASVKLECARSKGELERERDALQGQIDGLQADVEVLKAAVARHKEVLLEKERELVRKVQSAREEEFRKTATLHEEKLEVENRLAALEQQRALQDATDQAQMEEWEERLRSTQQGEESARKELQNLRSKLQQQSSQLEELERQKAEVADLQQNQELGVQLGTLSHSESDLMETNQRLRETLDRLREDLRTARAQAERSQQEAERLVEDRRVEWLEEKHQLQEREAELQQKYSQNKEKLQRAAVAQKKRKTLTENKEKRLQEKILLREAKIEELELEAAAAKKRSSFSEEHAQLNRRLKELQRRNNEFRRLLLGGQGPYSAGPHFLTSPTPFLLLGSEGPLANIPEEQHQRELSLLRRRLEDLESAQQQQLEELGSLVQRGQDPTPLPDL; from the exons ATGACCTCTTCTGCCCTCGGTCATTCGGCacctctcctcccaaacctggAGCCTGGGATGGGGAAGTCTGCAGCCATGCTGGGGTTGTCTGCTGGGTTGGGAGGAGCAGAGATGGAGCTGCAGAAGATGCTGATCGATGAGAGGATGAAGTGTGAAAAACACAGGACCAACTACCAGACACTTAAGGCTGAACACGCCAG CTTGCAGGATGAGTTTACCCGGGTGCAGGGTGAACTGAAGCGCCTGCTGAGCGACAGACAGGCTCAGCAGGAGaaactgcagctgctgctggctgAGCTCCGAGGAGAACTGCTGGACAAAACCAGGGAGCTAGAGGAGCTTCGACTGCAG GTGATGACCCCTCAGCGACTGGAGTTGCTCAGAGCTCAGGTGCAGCAGGAGATGGAGGCTCCAGTCAGAGAGAGGTTCAATAAACTGGAGGAG GAGACAGAGAAGTACAGGTCTGAGTACAACAAGCTGCGTTATGACTTCACCTTTCTCAAGTCCCAGTTTGACCACCAGAGAGAAGAACATGCTCATAAACTGGAGGAGACAAGGATCCGCTATGAAGCAGAG ATTGCTCATCTGGAGAAGGACAGGGAGGAGCTGGTGGCTCAGTACCAGAGTTTAGACCCACTGCGTGATGGGAAACGAGTGGAGGCTCTGCTGAGGGAGAAAGCCCAGCTCCACCTGCGACTGAAGGGCCTGGAGGCAGAGGTGGCAGAGCTTCGTGCCCAGAAAGAAAACTCGGGCCAGCAGGCCGAGAACGTCCAGCGCATCCAGATCAGACAACTAACAGAGTCTCAGGCTGCTGTCAAGTCTCTGGAG GCGGAGCGTCAGTCGTTGCGTCTGCAGCTGGAGCGGATGGAGAGCGAGCTTCATCTGATACACGAGCAGAACAGCCAGCTCACCGGACGGCTGCACAAAGCCGAGAGAGAGGTCAACTCCCTCACCTGCCAG ATTGAAAGCCTGAAGCATTCACATAAACTGGAGTTGGCCAGTGTCAAACTGGAGTGTGCACGCTCCAAAGGGGAgttggagagggagagagacgcACTGCAGGGACAGATTGATG GTCTGCAGGCAGACGTGGAGGTGTTGAAGGCTGCAGTGGCACGACACAAGGAAGTTCTgctggagaaagagagggagttGGTCAGGAAGGTCCAGTCCGCCCGCGAGGAGGAGTTCCGCAAAACTGCAACCTTGCACGAGGAAAA gttggaggtggagaacCGTCTTGCTGCTCTGGAACAGCAGAGGGCCCTGCAGGATGCTACAGACCAGGCCCAGATGGAGGAATGGGAGGAGCGCCTTCGTAGCACCCAACAAGGAGAGGAGTCAGCCCGCAAGGAACTACAAAACCTGAG aaGCAAACTTCAGCAGCAAAGCTCACAGCTTGAGGAGCTTGAGAGACAGAAAGCAGAGGTTGCTGACCTACAGCAG AACCAGGAACTGGGTGTCCAGCTAGGGACGCTGTCTCACTCTGAAAGTGACCTGATGGAGACAAACCAGCGCCTGAGAGAAACACTAGACAGACTCAGGGAGGATCTGAGGACCGCCCGAGCCCAGGCTGAGAGGAGCCAACAAGAGGCAGAGAG ACTGGTGGAGGACCGTCGGGTTGAGTGGCTGGAGGAGAAACACCAGCTGCAGGAGCGAGAAGCTGAACTGCAGCAGAAATACTCTCAGAACAAAGAGAAACTGCAGAGGGCAGCGGTGGCCCAGAAGAAG agAAAAACACTGACAGAGAACAAAGAGAAGAGACTGCAAGAGAAGATCCTGTTGCGGGAGGCCAAGATAGAAGAGCTGGAACTGGAAGCTGCCGCAGCCAAAAA ACGTTCATCTTTCTCAGAGGAGCACGCTCAACTCAATAGGCGATTGAAGGAGCTGCAGCGACGAAATAATGAGTTTCGACGCCTCCTATTGGGTGGCCAGGGTCCCTACAGTGCTGGCCCCCACTTCCTAACCTCACCcacccccttcctcctccttggGTCTGAGGGACCCTTAGCCAACATACCA GAGGAGCAGCATCAGAGGGAGCTGTCTTTGCTCCGTCGCAGGCTCGAGGATCTGGAAAgtgcccagcagcagcagctggaggaACTGGGGTCTCTGGTGCAGAGGGGCCAGGACCCCACTCCCCTGCCTGATCTCTGA
- the cep83 gene encoding centrosomal protein of 83 kDa isoform X3, with protein MTSSALGHSAPLLPNLEPGMGKSAAMLGLSAGLGGAEMELQKMLIDERMKCEKHRTNYQTLKAEHASLQDEFTRVQGELKRLLSDRQAQQEKLQLLLAELRGELLDKTRELEELRLQVMTPQRLELLRAQVQQEMEAPVRERFNKLEEETEKYRSEYNKLRYDFTFLKSQFDHQREEHAHKLEETRIRYEAEIAHLEKDREELVAQYQSLDPLRDGKRVEALLREKAQLHLRLKGLEAEVAELRAQKENSGQQAENVQRIQIRQLTESQAAVKSLEAERQSLRLQLERMESELHLIHEQNSQLTGRLHKAEREVNSLTCQIESLKHSHKLELASVKLECARSKGELERERDALQGQIDGLQADVEVLKAAVARHKEVLLEKERELVRKVQSAREEEFRKTATLHEEKLEVENRLAALEQQRALQDATDQAQMEEWEERLRSTQQGEESARKELQNLRSKLQQQSSQLEELERQKAEVADLQQQNQELGVQLGTLSHSESDLMETNQRLRETLDRLREDLRTARAQAERSQQEAERLVEDRRVEWLEEKHQLQEREAELQQKYSQNKEKLQRAAVAQKKVLLLIPMSSLSAVCENASNTFQREKNTDREQREETAREDPVAGGQDRRAGTGSCRSQKTFIFLRGARSTQ; from the exons ATGACCTCTTCTGCCCTCGGTCATTCGGCacctctcctcccaaacctggAGCCTGGGATGGGGAAGTCTGCAGCCATGCTGGGGTTGTCTGCTGGGTTGGGAGGAGCAGAGATGGAGCTGCAGAAGATGCTGATCGATGAGAGGATGAAGTGTGAAAAACACAGGACCAACTACCAGACACTTAAGGCTGAACACGCCAG CTTGCAGGATGAGTTTACCCGGGTGCAGGGTGAACTGAAGCGCCTGCTGAGCGACAGACAGGCTCAGCAGGAGaaactgcagctgctgctggctgAGCTCCGAGGAGAACTGCTGGACAAAACCAGGGAGCTAGAGGAGCTTCGACTGCAG GTGATGACCCCTCAGCGACTGGAGTTGCTCAGAGCTCAGGTGCAGCAGGAGATGGAGGCTCCAGTCAGAGAGAGGTTCAATAAACTGGAGGAG GAGACAGAGAAGTACAGGTCTGAGTACAACAAGCTGCGTTATGACTTCACCTTTCTCAAGTCCCAGTTTGACCACCAGAGAGAAGAACATGCTCATAAACTGGAGGAGACAAGGATCCGCTATGAAGCAGAG ATTGCTCATCTGGAGAAGGACAGGGAGGAGCTGGTGGCTCAGTACCAGAGTTTAGACCCACTGCGTGATGGGAAACGAGTGGAGGCTCTGCTGAGGGAGAAAGCCCAGCTCCACCTGCGACTGAAGGGCCTGGAGGCAGAGGTGGCAGAGCTTCGTGCCCAGAAAGAAAACTCGGGCCAGCAGGCCGAGAACGTCCAGCGCATCCAGATCAGACAACTAACAGAGTCTCAGGCTGCTGTCAAGTCTCTGGAG GCGGAGCGTCAGTCGTTGCGTCTGCAGCTGGAGCGGATGGAGAGCGAGCTTCATCTGATACACGAGCAGAACAGCCAGCTCACCGGACGGCTGCACAAAGCCGAGAGAGAGGTCAACTCCCTCACCTGCCAG ATTGAAAGCCTGAAGCATTCACATAAACTGGAGTTGGCCAGTGTCAAACTGGAGTGTGCACGCTCCAAAGGGGAgttggagagggagagagacgcACTGCAGGGACAGATTGATG GTCTGCAGGCAGACGTGGAGGTGTTGAAGGCTGCAGTGGCACGACACAAGGAAGTTCTgctggagaaagagagggagttGGTCAGGAAGGTCCAGTCCGCCCGCGAGGAGGAGTTCCGCAAAACTGCAACCTTGCACGAGGAAAA gttggaggtggagaacCGTCTTGCTGCTCTGGAACAGCAGAGGGCCCTGCAGGATGCTACAGACCAGGCCCAGATGGAGGAATGGGAGGAGCGCCTTCGTAGCACCCAACAAGGAGAGGAGTCAGCCCGCAAGGAACTACAAAACCTGAG aaGCAAACTTCAGCAGCAAAGCTCACAGCTTGAGGAGCTTGAGAGACAGAAAGCAGAGGTTGCTGACCTACAGCAG CAGAACCAGGAACTGGGTGTCCAGCTAGGGACGCTGTCTCACTCTGAAAGTGACCTGATGGAGACAAACCAGCGCCTGAGAGAAACACTAGACAGACTCAGGGAGGATCTGAGGACCGCCCGAGCCCAGGCTGAGAGGAGCCAACAAGAGGCAGAGAG ACTGGTGGAGGACCGTCGGGTTGAGTGGCTGGAGGAGAAACACCAGCTGCAGGAGCGAGAAGCTGAACTGCAGCAGAAATACTCTCAGAACAAAGAGAAACTGCAGAGGGCAGCGGTGGCCCAGAAGAAGGTACTGCTGCTCATTCCAATGTCTTCACTTTCAGCAGTTTGTGAGAATGCATCAAATACTTTTCAAAGAG agAAAAACACTGACAGAGAACAAAGAGAAGAGACTGCAAGAGAAGATCCTGTTGCGGGAGGCCAAGATAGAAGAGCTGGAACTGGAAGCTGCCGCAGCCAAAAA ACGTTCATCTTTCTCAGAGGAGCACGCTCAACTCAATAG